In the genome of Thiorhodovibrio winogradskyi, the window CTTCTTGTTCGTTCAGGCGCTCGGCGGTGGCCTCGTCGATCAGGCCTTTTTCATAGGCCTTGCGGCGGATGGCCTCGGCGTCGATGCCGCGCCCATCGTCGCGAATGGTGATCAAGACCCGGTCCGACAGCGGTTGGGCGCTGATCTCGAGTTTGCCGCCGCGCGGCTTGCCGGCGGCCTCGCGTTCCTCGGGCAATTCCAGGCCATGGTCCAGGCTGTTGCGCAGAATATGAATCATCGGCTCGGCCAGCGCCTCGATGATGTTCTTGTCGGCCTCGGTTGACTCGCCCTGCATCACCAATTCGACCTCCTTGCCGAGCTTGTGGGCGATGTCGCGCACCAGGCGCGGGAAGCGCTGGAAGATGAAGGACACCGGCAGCAGGCGCACCTGCATCATGGCGTCCTGCATTTCCTCGGCGATGCGATTGATGACGCTGTACTGGGTCTTGATCTCGCGCGAGAGTTCGCGCACCCGGTAGTGCTCCTCGGCGCGACCGGCGAGATAGGGCAGCGCGTTCTTGGCCACCACCATCTCGCCCACCAGGCCCATCAGGCGATCGATCTTGACTTGATCGACCTTGAGGGTGCGCGGCGTGCCGGCTTGGTCCTCGGCGCGGCGGCCGAAGCGGACGGGTTCGTCGCTTGGGGTAGCGCCGGTGGCGGGGACAGGAGCAGCAGGTTGGCGGACGGATGGTGCCGCGGCATCCGCTGCCGATCCTGCTGGGGATTCCGCTGGTAATTCGGGCGGGCTATCTATTGTGGGCAGCGCGAAGTCATGATGCGTCAGCCAATCGCGCAGCGGGGCTGAGTCGGCCTGTGCTTCGGCTTGGGCGGTGGCCTGCGCGAGTGCCTCCAGGGCCGACTCGGCACCGAGCGCGCGGCACAGGCCGTTCAGGCTGGCAGCGACGGCGCGTAGGCGCCCTTGGAACCAGTCCGGTCGCTCTTCCAGGGCAAGGATCTGGCGCTGAGCTGCCAGCGCTTGCTCCAGCGAATGGCGCCATTCCGGCGGCAGGCTGGCGATGGTCTCGGGCCCGGCGGCAGTGCGAGCGGCGCTGGGCGCCAGGCGGGCGTCATGGACCGGAGTGCCCAGGCAGTGGTGTTCGATGGCGCCGAGCAGGTCGCGCAGGCGTTCGCGGTTGTCGGGCTCCAGCTCTAGCACCAGCAGCAGCCAGCGCAGACCGGAAGCGATGCACAAATCGGGCGCCGAGAGTTCGAGCAAGGCGCGCGCGGCGCGTTGCAGGGCATCGGTCTGCCGGGCGTCGACCTGGGTCAGGGCGGCGCGAATGAAATTGGCCGTCATGGGGCCGTCATCGAGGCGGCCCTGGGGAAGTGGCAGTTGCTCGGGCTGGATGGCCAGGATGCGCACCTGCTCCGGCACATAACGGAAGTGCTCGGCCAGTTCATCGGCGCTGCTCTCCAGCACCAGTTCGAAGCGCAGTACGCAGTGGTAGGCGTCGAGCTCGGCCAGGGCTGGCCAGGGCTCGCGCGCACTGATCCGGCGCCAGAGGGGCTCGGGCAGTTGGCTGATCTGGAAGAAGGGATCCTCACCCTTGAAGAAGGATTCGGCCTCGGGCTCGTAGACCAGGACATGGCAGGAGGCGCCGACAAGGATGCGGCGGTAGAGCGCCATGCGCGCGACTTCGGGTAGGGCGGCCAGGGTGGATTGGTCGGGGAGTGTCTCTGGTATTGGCGCGTCCTGGCCGGCTGCAGCCGGCGCATCTGGGCCGGCTGAATCCGGCCTACCGGCAGGCGGCGTGGACTGGAGATGGGCGCGCAGGGCGGCGGCCAGTTGGGTGGCGGGTTCGGCCTGCCAGCCGGGATCGGGGAGGCTGGCGCTGTCGCCATCGCCGATTTCATCGAACATGGCGGCGACAAAGTCCATCGCCTCCAGTAGTTGATCGGCCAGGGCGGCGCTGAAGGGCTGTTTGCCATCGCGCACGGCGTCGAGCAGATCCTCGCCGGCGTGCAGCACCCGGGTCATCTGTGGCAGCTCGAACAGGCCGCTGTTGCCTTTGAGGGTGTGCACAAAGCGGAAGAGCTCGTCCATCACGCCGGGATCATCGGGCGCGCGCTCAAGGTGCAGCAGTTTCTCGCTGATGCCTTCGAGCAGCTCGCGGCCTTCGCTTTGGAATTGGTCGAGT includes:
- a CDS encoding chemotaxis protein CheA — protein: MNPLLDQFQSEGRELLEGISEKLLHLERAPDDPGVMDELFRFVHTLKGNSGLFELPQMTRVLHAGEDLLDAVRDGKQPFSAALADQLLEAMDFVAAMFDEIGDGDSASLPDPGWQAEPATQLAAALRAHLQSTPPAGRPDSAGPDAPAAAGQDAPIPETLPDQSTLAALPEVARMALYRRILVGASCHVLVYEPEAESFFKGEDPFFQISQLPEPLWRRISAREPWPALAELDAYHCVLRFELVLESSADELAEHFRYVPEQVRILAIQPEQLPLPQGRLDDGPMTANFIRAALTQVDARQTDALQRAARALLELSAPDLCIASGLRWLLLVLELEPDNRERLRDLLGAIEHHCLGTPVHDARLAPSAARTAAGPETIASLPPEWRHSLEQALAAQRQILALEERPDWFQGRLRAVAASLNGLCRALGAESALEALAQATAQAEAQADSAPLRDWLTHHDFALPTIDSPPELPAESPAGSAADAAAPSVRQPAAPVPATGATPSDEPVRFGRRAEDQAGTPRTLKVDQVKIDRLMGLVGEMVVAKNALPYLAGRAEEHYRVRELSREIKTQYSVINRIAEEMQDAMMQVRLLPVSFIFQRFPRLVRDIAHKLGKEVELVMQGESTEADKNIIEALAEPMIHILRNSLDHGLELPEEREAAGKPRGGKLEISAQPLSDRVLITIRDDGRGIDAEAIRRKAYEKGLIDEATAERLNEQEALNLIFAPGLSTAAKISDLSGRGVGMDVVRSAILRVKGSIDLRSQVGKGTELRLSLPLSMAVTNVMIIESARQRFGVPMEAVAETVRVARRDIHLIKHRQTTVLRGRVIPLLELNSLLGLDVPPVANEDDALAVLIARIEQDELGIIVDDCRETVDIILKPLEGFLGTLPGYAGTALLGDGSVLLVLNPTELL